The following proteins are co-located in the Pseudomonas antarctica genome:
- the arnT gene encoding lipid IV(A) 4-amino-4-deoxy-L-arabinosyltransferase translates to MTRLKPLPLLLLAFAVFYLLPMGLHGLWIPDETRYAQVSQEMLLSGNWVAPHFMGVRYFEKPAAGYWLIALGQAVFGENLFGVRIASALTTGLSVVLAYLIARRLWNDPRKSFACALLYMSFGLVAGQAGYSNLDPQFTFWVNLSLVALWFALDSQTARGRLGAWAVLGVACGMGFMTKGFLAWLLPVLIAVPYILWQRRVGELLRYGPLAIVVAALVCVPWALAIHLQEPDYWRFFFWHEHIRRFAADNAQHARAWWFFLPIMVVACLPWAGLLPATLIKTWKEKAQPPIVFIALWMLLPLAFFSLSRGKLPTYIMPCLLPLALLMGHALTDLIKQGKTRTILINGLVNAVIGLVAMVGLIYLQISNPMYGNSHAEMFSLSLAFIVLLAWILANLLQAVRPLTLWATPALGIGLLVALLPAGMPAMITDTEMPDQFVLEHLDELQQTHALLSNELGSASALSWRLRRPEVSFYDTEGELRYGLTYADSVQRKVDLDSVQTWLAEARQQGSVGVLMRVKSTSEHREEGQLPPGGKRYRKGALLLIIYPKLP, encoded by the coding sequence ATGACCCGATTGAAACCCCTACCGCTATTGCTATTGGCCTTTGCGGTGTTTTACCTGTTGCCCATGGGCCTGCACGGTTTGTGGATCCCGGATGAAACCCGCTATGCCCAGGTCAGCCAGGAAATGCTCCTGAGCGGCAACTGGGTCGCACCGCATTTCATGGGTGTGCGCTATTTTGAAAAACCCGCCGCCGGCTATTGGCTGATCGCCCTGGGCCAGGCTGTGTTCGGCGAAAACCTGTTCGGCGTGCGTATTGCCTCGGCCTTGACCACCGGGCTGAGCGTCGTACTGGCTTACCTCATCGCCCGCCGCTTGTGGAACGACCCACGCAAAAGCTTCGCCTGCGCCCTGCTCTACATGAGCTTCGGGCTGGTAGCCGGCCAGGCCGGGTATTCCAACCTCGATCCGCAATTTACGTTCTGGGTCAACCTCAGCCTGGTTGCGCTGTGGTTTGCGCTGGACAGCCAAACCGCGCGTGGCCGGTTGGGCGCCTGGGCAGTGCTGGGCGTTGCTTGCGGCATGGGCTTTATGACCAAGGGCTTTCTGGCCTGGCTGTTGCCCGTGCTGATTGCCGTGCCGTACATACTCTGGCAGCGTCGCGTGGGCGAGTTGTTGCGGTATGGCCCATTGGCGATAGTGGTCGCCGCACTGGTCTGCGTACCGTGGGCCCTGGCCATTCACTTGCAGGAACCGGACTACTGGCGCTTCTTCTTCTGGCATGAGCACATCCGTCGCTTCGCGGCCGACAACGCACAGCACGCACGCGCATGGTGGTTCTTCCTGCCGATCATGGTCGTGGCATGCTTGCCGTGGGCCGGGTTGCTACCGGCGACCCTGATCAAAACCTGGAAAGAAAAAGCCCAGCCGCCCATCGTCTTTATCGCCTTGTGGATGCTGCTGCCCTTGGCCTTCTTCAGCCTGAGCCGCGGCAAACTGCCGACCTACATCATGCCGTGCCTGCTGCCCCTGGCCCTGCTGATGGGCCATGCGCTGACTGACCTGATCAAACAAGGCAAAACACGCACGATCCTGATCAATGGCCTGGTTAATGCCGTGATCGGCCTGGTGGCGATGGTGGGGTTGATCTACCTGCAAATCAGCAACCCGATGTACGGCAACAGTCACGCCGAGATGTTCAGCCTGTCCCTGGCCTTCATCGTGCTGTTGGCCTGGATCCTGGCCAACCTGCTGCAAGCGGTTCGCCCGCTGACCTTATGGGCGACACCGGCACTGGGCATCGGTTTGCTGGTGGCGTTGTTGCCGGCAGGTATGCCGGCAATGATCACCGATACCGAAATGCCTGATCAGTTCGTGCTTGAGCATCTGGATGAATTGCAACAAACCCATGCTCTGCTAAGCAACGAGCTGGGCTCGGCGTCGGCATTGTCCTGGCGTCTGCGTCGGCCTGAAGTGTCGTTTTATGACACCGAAGGCGAACTGCGCTATGGCCTGACGTATGCCGATTCGGTGCAGCGCAAGGTCGACCTCGACAGCGTCCAGACCTGGCTCGCCGAGGCGCGCCAGCAAGGTTCTGTGGGCGTGCTGATGCGGGTCAAGAGCACCAGCGAACACCGTGAAGAAGGCCAGCTACCACCGGGAGGCAAGCGGTATCGCAAGGGCGCCCTGTTACTGATCATCTATCCGAAGCTTCCTTAA
- a CDS encoding ArnT family glycosyltransferase: MSFWKTERGALVLLLGVSALLLLLGLGSRDLWGPETRWANIALQMLQSGDYFDPYLKGAPYYDKPLPSYWLITGFANVMGGLGPWSLRLSSVIGAWLSIWLVYLIGERLFRKGTGLIAGWMLATTFYFLFWARVATADVLTVCGVLAAVWWYWRGPDDTRLGRYTVFFLLLAATSLFKGLIGFVLPGLVLLPHLLSEHRYKRHLNLRLLLAMLIAAAFYAIPFVLSHFYGAPTYGESGLELVFKENVVRFFDPFDHMGPIYTYLIYLPAYTLPWAPCWLLGLWLAVRHWRRTPPNVRWLVWGLGLLFVFFTASGSRRSYYVLPLVPFAQLLAAWWLSERLEKKTASWPRWQKGFGITAGFLMLVLGVIYPWTTGNGGVTRFAEDVQAEAVKSAPWNQWQMVLVEVDNKLPMYLQNGGKPFYYVSETQDFPRQGDSAALMAWLEQTSGQGFDPQHTIIVAQYSKDDPTPLAYLGKDHTVVTTQPDNGERMFKKRSGGSVAFVPMGN; encoded by the coding sequence ATGAGCTTCTGGAAAACCGAACGCGGCGCCTTGGTGTTGCTGCTTGGCGTCTCGGCGTTACTCCTGCTGCTGGGCCTGGGCAGTCGCGACTTGTGGGGGCCGGAAACCCGCTGGGCCAACATCGCTCTGCAGATGCTGCAGAGCGGTGACTACTTCGACCCGTACCTCAAGGGCGCGCCCTATTACGATAAACCCCTGCCCTCTTACTGGCTGATCACCGGTTTCGCCAACGTGATGGGCGGGCTCGGCCCGTGGTCGCTGCGCCTGTCGTCGGTCATTGGGGCCTGGCTGAGTATCTGGCTGGTCTATCTGATTGGCGAACGCTTGTTTCGCAAAGGCACCGGGCTGATTGCCGGCTGGATGCTGGCCACCACCTTCTACTTTCTGTTCTGGGCACGGGTGGCCACCGCCGATGTGCTCACTGTGTGTGGTGTGCTGGCAGCTGTCTGGTGGTACTGGCGTGGGCCGGATGACACCCGGCTGGGGCGCTACACGGTATTTTTCCTGCTGCTGGCCGCGACGTCGCTGTTCAAAGGCTTGATCGGCTTTGTGCTGCCGGGCCTGGTGCTGTTACCGCACCTGCTCAGCGAACACCGCTACAAGCGTCACCTGAACCTGCGCCTGTTGCTGGCCATGCTGATCGCTGCAGCGTTCTACGCGATTCCTTTTGTGCTTTCCCACTTCTATGGCGCGCCAACTTACGGCGAAAGCGGCCTCGAACTGGTGTTCAAGGAAAACGTCGTACGTTTCTTCGACCCGTTCGACCACATGGGGCCGATCTATACTTACTTGATCTACCTGCCTGCCTACACCCTGCCATGGGCGCCGTGCTGGTTGCTCGGTTTGTGGCTGGCTGTGCGCCACTGGCGCCGGACGCCACCAAACGTGCGCTGGCTGGTATGGGGCTTGGGCCTGCTGTTTGTGTTCTTCACCGCCAGTGGCAGCCGCCGCAGCTATTACGTGTTGCCACTGGTGCCTTTCGCGCAGTTGCTGGCCGCCTGGTGGTTGAGTGAGCGTCTGGAGAAAAAAACCGCCAGCTGGCCACGTTGGCAAAAAGGCTTTGGTATTACCGCGGGCTTTTTGATGCTGGTGCTGGGTGTGATCTACCCCTGGACCACCGGCAATGGCGGCGTAACCCGCTTCGCCGAGGATGTACAAGCCGAAGCGGTCAAAAGCGCACCGTGGAACCAATGGCAGATGGTGCTGGTGGAAGTCGACAACAAGCTGCCGATGTACCTGCAGAACGGCGGCAAACCGTTCTACTACGTCAGCGAAACCCAGGACTTCCCACGCCAGGGCGACAGCGCTGCCTTGATGGCCTGGCTGGAACAAACCAGCGGCCAGGGCTTCGACCCGCAGCACACCATTATCGTCGCGCAGTATTCCAAGGACGACCCGACGCCATTGGCCTACCTGGGCAAAGATCACACGGTGGTCACTACTCAGCCAGACAATGGCGAGCGGATGTTCAAGAAGCGCTCAGGCGGCAGCGTGGCGTTTGTACCGATGGGTAACTGA
- a CDS encoding AAA family ATPase: protein MARLIVSSLHVRYASHVVFQSASLGVEAGMISGLLGPNGSGKTTFFDVICGLKKINGGEINSSFSKLLYLSQIVSTPPVFRMFDIFKMTMLFCSDKKVTQQHALDKIEKWSPGIAERYCEIWNKKSSLCSYGEKRCFFTLSLLCANADFVILDEPTAGVDPEFRYHIWRCLEGAAAEGVAVLVSSHNVDEIVAHCDDFYMLSQQRFDRFTDAQGFMNAYGANSLDEAFIHAASLPRI from the coding sequence ATGGCGCGACTTATCGTAAGCTCACTTCATGTCAGGTATGCCAGTCATGTCGTGTTCCAAAGCGCTTCGTTGGGAGTTGAAGCCGGTATGATCTCGGGTTTGCTGGGTCCTAACGGCTCTGGCAAAACCACCTTTTTTGATGTGATTTGTGGTCTCAAGAAAATAAATGGCGGTGAGATAAACAGCTCCTTCTCCAAGCTGCTTTACCTGTCGCAAATCGTCAGCACACCGCCCGTATTTCGCATGTTCGATATCTTCAAAATGACCATGCTTTTTTGCTCCGACAAAAAGGTCACCCAACAACATGCGCTCGATAAAATCGAAAAATGGAGCCCTGGTATCGCAGAACGATACTGCGAAATCTGGAACAAAAAGTCCTCTCTTTGCAGCTACGGGGAAAAACGTTGTTTTTTCACCCTTTCCCTGCTTTGTGCCAACGCGGACTTTGTGATTCTTGATGAGCCTACTGCAGGCGTGGATCCTGAATTTCGCTACCACATCTGGAGATGTCTGGAGGGCGCGGCGGCGGAAGGGGTTGCGGTGTTGGTTTCATCACACAACGTTGATGAAATTGTTGCTCATTGCGATGACTTTTACATGCTGAGTCAGCAGCGTTTCGACCGCTTCACTGACGCGCAGGGCTTCATGAATGCTTATGGTGCTAACAGTTTGGATGAGGCTTTTATTCACGCGGCAAGCCTGCCAAGAATCTAA
- a CDS encoding YcaO-like family protein, whose product MRLINAMQKPDLPGILLFQPACVRSLPNTVEVSDALSANGSGVGDGSNSIKTGLGEYFERRHFYREVLPRRRGCLGEFLTEPEVCRFAEAFIQTASRKFSIGEIEEYNFALTEVVRASDFTKCFIPTACISLSSYGADEDSVLYPLRDTCGCSFHWHSDVAFLGAIKEYFERQMLIRFWLTKKCRSRVSLAHVSEMLVGRSVQYLCSALAASGEISFFDISDARFPGVCILVVYGQKQTQRHVKYCAGMSYSSDLPVALEKALLELWQTFRFMDLFKATDSEEAMLEDSYIRYFLSCNTYKTYQEITDVLECGGVASQHPFTLPGFLSILKQLDILGYFYSRFEKVNGVGCVFVKFVSPDVFLHMNNSKNFNLKNKYSRGFKSSILRSRLEKMVPFP is encoded by the coding sequence ATGAGACTTATTAATGCAATGCAGAAGCCAGATCTCCCCGGAATACTATTATTTCAGCCTGCGTGCGTGCGCTCCTTACCTAATACTGTAGAAGTGTCAGATGCCCTGTCCGCGAACGGGTCTGGTGTGGGGGATGGTTCGAATTCAATTAAAACAGGTTTGGGTGAGTATTTTGAGCGTCGTCATTTTTACAGAGAAGTTCTTCCAAGACGACGAGGTTGTCTTGGTGAATTTTTAACAGAGCCTGAGGTGTGTCGTTTTGCAGAAGCATTTATTCAGACGGCGTCCAGGAAATTTTCAATCGGGGAAATTGAAGAGTATAACTTTGCTTTGACTGAAGTGGTTAGGGCGTCGGACTTTACTAAGTGTTTTATTCCTACCGCTTGTATTTCGCTCTCGTCGTATGGTGCAGATGAGGATAGCGTGCTTTATCCCCTGCGAGATACATGTGGGTGTAGCTTTCACTGGCATTCAGATGTCGCCTTCTTGGGAGCAATTAAGGAATACTTTGAACGCCAAATGCTTATCAGGTTCTGGCTGACGAAGAAATGCCGCTCTCGAGTTTCTCTTGCTCACGTGAGTGAAATGCTAGTGGGGAGAAGTGTTCAGTACTTATGTAGTGCTCTGGCTGCTTCAGGAGAAATAAGCTTTTTTGATATATCCGATGCCAGGTTTCCTGGCGTTTGTATACTGGTTGTTTATGGGCAGAAACAAACTCAGCGTCACGTAAAATATTGTGCCGGGATGTCCTATTCGTCGGACCTGCCTGTCGCCTTGGAGAAGGCGTTGCTTGAACTATGGCAAACGTTTCGGTTTATGGACTTGTTCAAGGCGACTGATTCGGAAGAGGCGATGCTTGAAGACTCCTATATTCGTTATTTCCTGAGTTGCAATACGTATAAAACCTATCAGGAGATTACCGACGTTCTAGAGTGCGGAGGTGTGGCGTCTCAGCACCCATTTACCCTTCCCGGATTCTTGTCGATACTCAAACAGTTGGATATTTTGGGTTATTTTTATTCAAGGTTCGAGAAGGTCAATGGAGTAGGTTGTGTTTTTGTTAAGTTTGTCTCTCCTGACGTGTTCCTTCATATGAATAATTCGAAAAATTTCAATTTAAAGAATAAATATTCGAGAGGGTTCAAGTCCTCGATACTGCGCTCCCGGTTGGAAAAGATGGTCCCGTTTCCGTGA
- a CDS encoding SagB/ThcOx family dehydrogenase, translating into MKNIPHDYYLRFIESAVYDEVLEFHCKGNFTFHKAIKDRTCLHRLDEKHLGQLTGNELAFYPDLDLTVTFTLPQEERVKSLYRNESCERFLPLPLDFTDVEKLMCPLLSRRNDSHKRGYPRGGALYPAEVFLCSLTEENSNWPCAGKILHLLPRSRKFEVMQIDTDIEALKAALLSSPHDIGTPSLALIYVSYMPKNLFKYRYRGYRMALMEVGSIYMLVELQAKKLGLACRLWSAYTDSMLCKVLGINPALFFPMCVHFIGKQHETY; encoded by the coding sequence GTGAAAAATATTCCTCATGACTACTATTTAAGATTCATAGAATCCGCAGTGTATGATGAAGTGCTTGAATTTCATTGCAAAGGCAATTTTACGTTTCATAAGGCGATCAAGGATCGCACCTGTCTGCATCGGTTGGATGAAAAGCACCTCGGGCAACTAACAGGGAATGAATTGGCTTTTTATCCAGACTTGGATTTGACAGTGACGTTCACCTTGCCTCAGGAAGAAAGAGTTAAATCGTTGTACAGAAATGAATCGTGTGAACGGTTTTTACCTCTGCCTTTAGATTTTACGGATGTTGAAAAATTGATGTGTCCATTGCTTTCAAGGAGGAATGATTCACACAAAAGAGGATATCCAAGAGGCGGTGCACTTTACCCTGCCGAAGTTTTTCTCTGTTCACTGACTGAGGAGAATTCTAACTGGCCCTGCGCTGGGAAAATTTTGCATTTACTCCCGAGATCCCGAAAATTTGAAGTGATGCAGATTGACACGGACATCGAAGCGCTAAAAGCGGCCCTGCTGTCTTCTCCCCATGACATCGGAACACCCAGCCTTGCGCTCATTTACGTAAGCTATATGCCGAAAAATTTGTTCAAGTATCGGTACCGTGGGTACCGGATGGCACTTATGGAAGTTGGCTCAATTTATATGCTTGTGGAACTGCAAGCTAAAAAGCTGGGGCTGGCGTGTCGGCTGTGGTCTGCGTATACAGACTCGATGCTTTGTAAGGTTCTCGGGATTAACCCTGCTTTGTTCTTTCCAATGTGCGTTCATTTTATAGGTAAACAGCATGAGACTTATTAA
- a CDS encoding McbB family protein — translation MNIIIPNYEILNFETESLVISELGMSKVHSQPLLKALRKLKLSKVMTRVEFDEVLTENGLSKNKAFEFLERIIPFKFVEEVYFEETIVVHDWQGQVDVEALIKKDVSGSLEFKSFSSGMVERVRGKRCFIVLLCHSYEYESVKSLYFELAYASPESAISVCWQMGNFFCMGQPYIAEIGNPCHFCTVDRLNNNESMMPGKNSWASVLAFCRKKHVGVPAKSLSLYQEMIVVGAVIRMIKFFTQYSDGCKYQDNILHGAYLQLTDGQIFEEPNSHWYMCDCLRGEK, via the coding sequence ATGAATATAATCATACCCAATTATGAGATCCTAAATTTTGAAACGGAAAGCCTAGTCATTTCTGAGCTTGGAATGTCGAAAGTCCACTCGCAGCCGTTGCTGAAAGCATTACGTAAACTAAAGCTGTCGAAGGTGATGACGAGAGTAGAGTTTGATGAGGTACTAACGGAAAACGGCCTGAGTAAAAATAAGGCGTTTGAGTTTCTAGAAAGAATTATTCCTTTTAAGTTTGTGGAGGAAGTGTATTTTGAAGAGACGATAGTTGTCCATGACTGGCAAGGTCAGGTTGATGTTGAAGCGTTGATTAAGAAAGATGTTTCTGGCAGTCTGGAATTTAAGTCGTTTTCAAGTGGCATGGTTGAGCGGGTCCGGGGTAAGAGATGCTTCATTGTTTTGTTGTGTCATTCCTATGAATATGAAAGTGTTAAAAGTTTATATTTCGAACTCGCGTACGCATCGCCCGAAAGCGCCATTAGCGTGTGCTGGCAAATGGGTAACTTTTTTTGTATGGGGCAGCCCTATATTGCAGAGATAGGAAATCCTTGTCATTTCTGTACCGTCGACAGGCTTAATAATAATGAGTCGATGATGCCGGGCAAAAATAGTTGGGCGAGTGTTCTGGCTTTTTGTAGGAAAAAGCATGTGGGTGTCCCTGCCAAGTCACTTAGCCTTTATCAAGAGATGATCGTTGTCGGTGCGGTTATCAGAATGATAAAATTTTTCACTCAATACAGTGACGGTTGTAAATACCAGGACAATATTCTGCATGGCGCATACCTTCAATTAACCGATGGCCAGATTTTCGAAGAGCCTAATTCGCACTGGTACATGTGTGATTGCTTGAGGGGAGAAAAGTGA